A stretch of DNA from Henriciella sp. AS95:
GAGGCCCTTGCGGAAGGTTTCGACGGGCGTGGTGAGAGGTGCGAGCACCTTGACCACTTCGTCATCGGCGCCAGAAGTTTCGATGATGAGGCCTTTTTCGAATGACCGGCTGCAGATGTCGGACGCAAGGTCTCCCGTGCCCACATCTACGCCCTGCATCATGCCGCGACCCTTCAGCTTGGCGCCGGGGATCAGGTCAGCAATCTTTTGCAGGCCTTCGGTCAGGATTTCTGATTTCTCGCGAACCTCTTTCTGGAAGCTGTCATCGCTCCAGAATTTCTCCAATGTGACGCGAGCCGTCACGAAGGCGTGGTTGTTACCGCGGAATGTGCCGTTGTGCTCGGCCGGCTTCCAGATGTCGTGCTCCTTCTTGAGGAGGACACAGGCAAAAGGAAGACCCATACCCGACAGCGATTTCGCCTGGGTGATGATGTCCGGTTTGATGCCGGCAATCTCGAAGCCGAAATAGTCGCCAGAGCGGCCACAGCCGGACTGGATATCGTCAACGATAAGCAGTGCGCCATGCTTCTTGGCGAGGCGGGCAATGCCCTGCATCCACTCTTTCGAAGCGGCGTTGAGGCCGCCTTCGCCCTGGATCGGTTCAAAAATGAACGCGGCAGGGGCATCGAGACCTGAAGACGAGTTTTCCAGCATCATCTCGATCTGGTCGAGCGTATCGACATCGTCGCCGAAAGCGCCTGCATATGGAAGGTGGGTCGTGCCATGCAGGCCGCTGCCACCAAGACCGGCACCGGCGCGCTTGCCGGCATTGCCGGTCAGCGCCAGAGCGCCCAGCGTCATGCCGTGAAAGCCGTTGGTGAAGGCGATCACATTGCTGCGGCCCGTCACTTTGCGGGCGAGCTTGACGGCGGCTTCGACGGCGTTCGTGCCGGTCGGGCCAGTCATCATGATCTTGTAGTCGGTCATGCCGCGAGGCTTGAGGATCTTGTCTTCCATCGCCTGCAGCCATTCGGCTTTCGCGTCCGTGTACATGTCGAGGCCATGGGCCACGCCATCGCGCGTGATGTGCTCAATAAGAGCCTGCTTCATGTCCGGGTCGTTGTGCCCGTAGTTCAGCGTCGAACAACCGGCGAGGAAGTCGATATAGGTTTTGCCTT
This window harbors:
- the ectB gene encoding diaminobutyrate--2-oxoglutarate transaminase is translated as MTDIQDNIFERRESKVRSYCRNFDTLFVKASGSEMTDAEGKTYIDFLAGCSTLNYGHNDPDMKQALIEHITRDGVAHGLDMYTDAKAEWLQAMEDKILKPRGMTDYKIMMTGPTGTNAVEAAVKLARKVTGRSNVIAFTNGFHGMTLGALALTGNAGKRAGAGLGGSGLHGTTHLPYAGAFGDDVDTLDQIEMMLENSSSGLDAPAAFIFEPIQGEGGLNAASKEWMQGIARLAKKHGALLIVDDIQSGCGRSGDYFGFEIAGIKPDIITQAKSLSGMGLPFACVLLKKEHDIWKPAEHNGTFRGNNHAFVTARVTLEKFWSDDSFQKEVREKSEILTEGLQKIADLIPGAKLKGRGMMQGVDVGTGDLASDICSRSFEKGLIIETSGADDEVVKVLAPLTTPVETFRKGLSILLEAASEATSSAKIAAE